The DNA region ACATACGCGAGGCTGTCGCCGCCGAGTCGGACATCGGGCGCGGTCACCGGCCCGGTCGCGTCGACCCGAACCAGCGCGACGCCGTCGAGGAACGCCGAGGACGCGGTGACGTCGTCGACGAGCGCCACCGCGGCACCGGTGTCGGCGAGCATGTAGCGCAGCCGGTCGACCGGCCACGACGGGTCTAGCGGCACGTACGCGCCGCCCGCCTTCCACACCGCGAGCAGCGCGACCACCAGGTCCGCCGACCGCTCGACACACAGCGCGACGGCCACCTCGGGGCCCACCCCGGCCGACCGCAGGCCATGCGCGACCTGGTTGGAGCGCTGGTCGAGTTCGCGGTAACTCAGGCTCGACTTATTGTCGGCCACCGCGACGGCGTCGGGCCGGGCGGCGACCTGGGCGGCGATGAGGTCGAGCGCGGTGGCCGCGTCGGGCAGCGGCAGCGCGGTGTCGTTCCAGCTGACGACCGCGCGGTGGCGCTCGTCGGGGGTGAGCAGGTCGACGTCGCCGATCCGGACGTCCGGGTCATCGACCACAGTGGACAGAAGGCGGACGAAGTGGTCGGCCAGCCGCTCGGCGGTGGCCGCGTCGAACAGGGCGGTGTCGTATTCGAGGTCGACGTGAAGGTCGTCGCCGTGTTCGGCGGCGGCCAGGGTCAGGTCGAACTTGGCGATGTCGGCCATGACGAACCGCGGCTCGGACACTGTCAGGCCGGGCAGGTCCAGCACCGGCGGGGGAGTGCTCTGCAGGGTCAGCTGCACCTGGAAGACCGGGGAGTACCCGAGGCTGCGATCCGGGTGCACCGCCTCCACGATCCGCTCCAGCGGCACGTCGGCGTAGCCGACACCGTCGAGGGTCACGTCGCGGACCCGGCCGACCAACTCGCGGAACGTCGGGTCGCCCGCCACCGACGTGCGCAGCGGCACGGTGTTGACGAACAGCCCGATCATCGGCTCGGCGTCCACTCTGGACCGTCCGCCGACCGCGGTGCCGACCACGATGTCGTCCTGGCCGCTGTAGCGGGCGAGCAGGGCCTGGTAGGCCGCGAGCAGGACCATGAACAGCGTCCCGCCCAGACCGTGTGTGGCGGCGCGAAGCCGGACGGCGAGTTCGCGGGGCAGGTCGAAGCTGTGCACGCGGCCCGCGTAGGTCTGCGTGTCCGGCCGGGGCCGGTCGGTGGGCATGGTGAGCAGCGGCGGCGCGTCGCGCAGCTGCTCGATCCAGTAGTCCAGGGCCATCGCGCCCATGGGGCCCGCCGCTTCCTCCCGCTGCCACGCGGCGAACTCGGGGTACTGCAAGGGCAACGGCTCCAGCGCGCCGCCGCCGTAGAGCGTGCCGACCTCGTCGAGCAGGATGGCCAGCGACCAGCCGTCGGAGACGATGTGGTGCAGGGTCACCATCAGGAAGTGGTCGTCGTCGGCCAGCCGCAGCAGCAGCACCCGCAGCAGCGGCCCCTCGGCCAGGTCGAACGGCCTGCGCGCCTCGGCCTGGATCTCCGCTTCCGCGTCCTCGATCGTCCGACAATCCCTTTGTTCAACAATAGAATTGTTCAACAAGGGGATTGTCGGATTGTTGACCACCTGGACGGGATGGCCGTCGCGCTCGGCGAACACGGTGCGCAGCGCGTCGTGCCTGCGCACGACCTCGGTGAACGCCGCCCGCAGTCGGTCGGTGTTCAGAGCGCCACCGATCCGCAGGACCGTGGGCACGTTGTAGAGCGCGGAACCGGGGTGCAGCTTGTCCAGGAACCAGAGCCGCTGCTGCCCGAAGGACGCGGGGGTCACCGGGACCCCACTTCCACGCCGCCGCCGACGAGCGCGTGCACCATCGCCTCGCGCACCGTCGCGGGCACCTGGCTGGCGAACTGCCGCAGGTAGGCCAGCGCGTGGTCGCGGTCGTCGCGCAGGAACGGGAAGTCCGTCGGCACCATGTGCCGCACCGCCAGCAGCGGCACCGGGCTGCTCAGCGGCCGGAAGTCCGGATTCCACAGTCCGCCCTTGTCCGGCGGTCCGTCGTGGAACTCGCCGATCATCAGGCCGCGCTCGACGTAGTCCTTCTTGAGCGCGTCCTGCGAGCCGTCGATCATCGCGTCGACGTCGCCGGGAAACAGGTCCGGGAACAGCACCAGGATCGTGGTCAGCTGCGAAGCGGGCTGCGTGCGGGGAGCCAGCTCCAGGAACCAGTCGCGGTAGGGGAGCAGCGCCGCGGCCACCTCGACCGGATCCTGCGGACGGCCGGGGTAGACCGTCAGGTAGAACTTGCGCCGGTCGATCGAGGCCTGGACGAACGGGCACACGCTTCCCTTGCGCCCCAGGCTTTCGTGCGGCCTGGTCAGGTACTGGCGGGCCCAGTCGAGGATGGTGCGCAGGTGGGCGCGGTACGGGGCGAACTCGACGGGGAGCAGGTCGTGCTCGATGTCGTCGACCTCGAGGAGGACTCTGGCGGGGTCTGTCGGACTGGTCAGCATGGTTACTTCCCCTTGACGCGACGGGCCAGGTGGCGGACCAAGGCGGTGCCCGCGGCGGCCGTGCCGGTGGCCACCGCGCAGGCCACCCACGCGAGCGTGGTGTTCTGCCTGCGCGAGCGGCGCAGCGCGTCCGCGTAAGGCGTCGTGGTGTGCGAGATCATCGTGTAGAGCGGAACCCACCGGTCGCCGAGCACCTTGTTCAGCGCCAGGTCGGCCTTCTTGCGGGCGAGGAACAGCGGCGAGGCGAGCCGGTCTCGCAACTCGATGAAATTCTCCGCGGAAAGATCGGCCAGCACATCGGTGTTCGCCTTGCGAATCTGTTGGTACTCGGCGAAAGCGGCGCCCCAGTCGGCCGGATGGCGGTCGAGGCACTGGTCGAGGGTCACGCAGTCCTCGAAGGCGGAGTTCATGCCCTGGCCGTAGAACGGGTACACCGCGTGGCACGCGTCGCCGAGCAGCGCGACCCGGTCGCCGAAGTGCCACGGCGCGGTCCGCACGGTGACCAGGTGGCCGACCGGCTGGCTGAGGAACTGGTCGACCACGTCGGGCACCAGGTCGAGCAGGTCGGGGAACCGGCGGGTCAGCAACTCGTCCACCGACTCGCGGGTGCGCAGGGTGGCGAAGCTGTCCGGACCCGCCAGCGGCAGGAAGATCGTCCCGGTGAGCGAGCGGTCGGCGTTGGGGTGGGCGACGATGAGGCCGCTGTCGGCGGGCCAGACGTGCAGCGCCTCCGGGTCGGTGCGCTGGTCGCCCGCCCCGCCCGCCTTGATCGACAGTTCCTTGTAGCCCCAGGGCAGGAACTCCTGGTGGTAGTCGGCGGGCTCGCCACGCTGCATCTGGGCGCGGACGGTGGAGAACGCGCCGTCGGCGCCGATGACGGTCTGGGTCAGCACCCGCTGTTCGCCGTCGGCGCCGTGGAAGCGCAGGTCGACCGGGGCGTGGTCGTCGCCTTTGGTCAGCGCGGTGAGCTTGGTGTCGAACTCGAAGGTCACCGACGGCAGCGCCTCGGCGGCGTCGAGCAGCACGACGTTGAGGTCGTGGCGCAGCACCGACCGCAGGATCTGGTCGTCGCTGGTGCCGTAGAGGTGGTAGCCGAGGTCGCCGTCCGGCAGGTGCACGACCCGCCCCCGCATCGGCGCCGCGTGGGCGAGCACGTGGTCGAGGAGCCCGGCGTGGCGCAGGGCGGTGATGCCGCGCTGCGACAGTCCCAGATTGATGGACCGGCCGTGATCGGCCAGGTTGACCCGTGGGTCCGGACGCCGTTCGAACACCCGCACGCGGCAGCCGCGCTGGGCGAGGAGAACGGCCATGAGGCACCCAGAAAGTCCCGCGCCGACGACGACGACGTCTCGGTCGGATAAACCCGCACCCACCTACGTCTACCCCTTTCGAGACAACTCAAACCGGCATCCCACCCAGGCGAGGCCCAGCCGCGCGACGACTATCGCCACGAGATTCGGGAGTTTCGCCTGCAGCTAGGACGCGCCAACCGGGTCCAGGTTCACCCGGAGAGTATCCATGATGGACAGAGGTTCGGATTGGTCCGACGCATCGAACCTGATTCCTCTCTTTGGCGTAGCGATTGGTCGCCGTCGCCGGAAGAGAAGTGCGCGCGACCAAAGTCCACGTACATGACCTGGGAAAGTTCGCTCGTTTGGCCTAGCCGGTTAGGGGTATTAAGGGTTGGCCACTCGAATGGAGCAGTATCTGGGAACGCGGGAACGAGTGGATTCGGACGGTGTGTTCCGGCGGGCTCGCCGCGGCCTTACACTCCGCGGATCAATTCATTGTGAACCTTTGTGGAATGACCGTTTGATCCATAGTGGACGGACTTAGTCCAGCAAGGACACTCTGGCGAGGCTGATACGGCGGCGGACCGGCGCGTAGTGCTCGGTGACGGCGACCATGAACGCGGTGACGTCGCCGGAGCGGGCCGCGCGGGCCATGTCGCGGTGCACCTCGACGGAATCGATCTCGTCCTCGACCGTGATCACCCGCCGCAGGTGCGGGGCGACGCCGCGGTAGACCTCCCAGAACGCGCCGGAGAGCTGGCTGATCAACTCGTTGCCCAGCGGACGCACGAGCAGGGCGTGGAACTCCCGACAGGTCTCGACGAACCCGTCGTCGTGCCCGCCGCGGGCGGCCATGTCGGCGACCAGTCCGTCGAGGGCGTCGAGGTGCTCCGGGGTCAGCGCGTCGGTGATCCGGTCGGCCAGGCCGCGCTCGATCAGCTCGCGCGCGTCGATGAGGTCGGACAGCGCCTGGAAGTCGTCGGGGCTGAGCAGGCCGCGGAAGGTCAGGCTCTCGACCAGAGCCGACAGGCTCAGCTTGCCGACATAGGTGCCGTGCCCGTGCCGAACCTCGACGATGTCGAGCGCGTTGAGCGTCTTGATCGCCTCGCGGATGCTCGACCGGCTCACGCCAAGGGCCACGCACAGCTCGGTCTCGGTCGGCAGCGCGTCGCCCGGCCGAAGCTCGTTCTCCAGGATGAAGTCCTTGATGCGCTCGGTGACCTGGTGGCGCAGTGTGCGACCAGCCTGCGCCGCGGCCGCACTGAAGATCTGGGAACCGGTCACCGCTCACCCCTCTCGTCCTCGGCCTACCTTCTCACGGTCCCTCGCACCGTCCGCGCTCACCGCTTCGGGTGAACGCTGTCCCGAACCGCGCTCCGCCTCGCTCTGTCGAGGTGATCGAGAGGAGCAGGTGTGCGGATGCACGTTCTGGCGGAGTACGAACCGCCTTACCTGGGCGAGGCCGAGGAATTCCGGTGGCGGATCCCGCCGCCCCGCCCGCCCGCCGTGGTGCGGGTCGTCCCGTTCGACGCGGGCCCCAGCCGGGCGACGCTGGCCCGGCTGTTCGGCCTGGTCTTCGAGGCCATGGAGGGCCGACGCCCAGTCGCCCAGCTGAGCGCGATCATGTCCCCGCAGGTCCACGCGGCCATGACGACCAGGACCAGGGCCACCGCGGGCCACCGGTTCCGCCTCCTGCGCCTGCACCCATGCCGGGTGGCCGCCGACGCGGTGGAGGTCTCCGCGACCGTCGACACCGGGCGGCGGGTGGTGGCGGTCGCGGCTCGGCTGGAGCGGGACGGGGACTGGCGGTTCACCTGCCTGCGCTTCCTCACCACCAAGGCGCAGGCTAGGCCGACGTGATCGCGCTGGGGCGGCGGCCTACGATCTCGCGGAACGCCCGAATCAGGGTGTCTGGGGCGTGGCCGGTCGGGGGCCACAAGTCGATCGGATCTCGCATGTCATCACGGTTTGTTCGGTTGTCCGCGCTCGCGGCGGCGATGCTGACCCTGTCTCTCAGTGCACCCGCGACGGCGCAGCAGGCTGTCGATGAGCCCAAGCTGGAGGTCACCGGAACGTTCGACCAGCCGTCATACCGCACCGGCGACCAGTTCAGGATCACGTTGTCCATTCGCAACGTGGGAGACACGACGCTGGAGAACGTCTACGGCCGCTACCGGACACTGACCTTCGGCGGGACCCGAATCGGCGGCTTCACCAACGAGATGATGTTCTTCTCCGGACCGGGTGTGACCTTGGCGCCTGGGGACTCGCTCTCGGTGAACGCGACGGGTGCGATCGGCGACTCCTCGGCGACCTCGGCCACCGTCGAGGTCTTCGCCGGATTCAAGCCCACCGACCGCCGCTTCGTACCCAACCACGCGTTCACCGCCCCGGTGACCCCGACGACCGGGCCCGCGGCGGGCATCGCGTTCGTCGATCGCAACGGCAACCACCAGGTGGATGCGGGCGAACCGCTCGCGGGCGTACGGGTCACCGCCCGGGAACTGAGCTCGTGGCAGAAGTACAAAGTCACGACCAGCGACAGCCTGGGTAGATTCGCCTTCGCCGACCTGCCGACGTTGTCGCACCGGTTCGAGGGAGTGACCGAGCGGGGGATTGTCTACTTCCCCGAGATTCGGGCCACCGTCGACCAGGCAGGTGCCGCCACCAATCTTCGGCTTGAGGGCACGGCCAGCGCCGAGTCGGGCAGGGCTCGCTATCGCGGGTTCACTGGCACCTGGCGGCCCCGGAGCGGCTGAACCCCCCTCACCCGTTCGTGCGGCTCCCTAGGATCTGACCATCCGCCCGCACTCGGGCGTCTGGGGCTATACGACTTTGATCGGATTTGTGATATCCGCACGTTTCTCGCGCCTGTCCGCGTTTGTCGCGGTGGCGTTCCTCGGCTTGGCAGTGGGCGCTCCCGCATCCGCGCAAGAGCCCGCCAAGCCGCGGCTGGAAGTCATCGGCACGTTCGACAAGGAGTCGTACACGATCGGCGACAGCTACGACTTCACGGTCAAGATCCGCAACCTCGGCGACACCCCGGCGGAGAACATCGTCGGACTGGTCAGGGGGCAGTTGATGAATCGCACCTTCCCCGGGGACCTGTCCTCCGAGGGGCCGGGCGCGACGCTGGCGCCGGGGGAGACGCGAGAGCTGAAGTTCGAGGAGGGGTGGATCCTCAACCCGAGCACCGACACCCTCGTCGTCAATGTGATCGTCGGCGCCAAGCCGGTCACCTTGGCCGACGGGCACCAGTTCAGCGTGCCGGTGAAGGTGGTGACCCACCCGCTGGACGGCTTGGTCTACGCCGACCGCAACGGCAACAAGAAGCCGGACGCGGGCGAGGGCTTGCCGGGTCTGCCGGTGGAGGTGTTCACCATTTACAACTACAAGGTCATCCAGCGGGCCGTCACGGACGACACGGGCAGGTTCCACCTCAAGGCCCTGCCCAGTATGCGCCATCAGGTGATGGTCGCCGCCCAAACGCCGGGCGTGGTGTTCGGGTCCGACTATGTCGCAGTGGACCAGACCACCGTGGAGGTCCTTGGAGCGGTGACGCCGAGCCGCGTGTCGGCCACGGTGGGTTTCAGCGAGCGCCACTACGAGGTAGGCGACAGCGCGAAGGTGTCGATCCAGATCGCCAACCTGGGCGACGCGACGGTCCACGGTCTCAAGCCGAAGTGCGAGTCGAGCGCCGGTCATCTCACCATCTCCGACGAGGCGTGGGGTGAGTGGGATCCGAAGGGCGGCGGCGTATCGCTCGACCAGGGGATCACCAAGTCGTTCAGTGTCACCGGAACCGTGCCCGCGGGCGCCGCGGACCTGGGCAATGTGTCGTTCACCTGCTATCTGAATTCCGCCCAGGGAGCGGTCACCACGTTGTCGGCTGTCGCCGAGGTCAAGGCCGACTCTGTCGTCGTGCCGACCACGACGACGACCGTCGCGACCACGCCGACCACGACCACGCCGACCACGACCACGCCCGTACCGCAGGCCGCCAAGGGCCCGGCCGACGACCTGCCGGACACCGGCGCGAACGTCATCGGGCTCGCGGTGGGCGCGGTCGCCGCCCTGCTGGCCGGTGTCGGCGCGATCCTGTTCGCACGCAGGCGCCGCTCCGCCTGACCCGGTGCTAGACGACCACTGAGTCGAGCAGTCCCCGCCGGGCCGCTCGGGTCTGGTCGTCGTGGGCTTCGCCGAACACGGTGACGACCTCGTCGAACAGCTCCGAGTGGTCCCGGCCACCTGCTCGCCGAGTGGGGGTGGGTCGCGTGCCCAGGCCTTTGGCCGGGCCCGCGACCCGGCCACCCGCCTAAACTGAGCCATGGCCTATGACGAGGGAGTGGCCGCGCGGGTGCGGGATCTGGTCGGCGACCTGCCCGGCATGGTCGAGAAGAAGATGTTCGGCGGCCTGGCGTTCCTGTTCCAGGGCAACATGTCCGTCGGCGTCCACGCCGACGAGCTGATCGTGCGGCTCGACCCGGACAGCATCGCCGCCGCGGTCCAGGAGTCCGGGGTGCGGCCGTTCGAGGTCGGTGGGCGGTCCATGAAGGGCTGGATCCTGGTCGACCCCGAGGCCCACGACCTGGGCCCCTGGGTCGACAAGGGAGTCGACTACGCCGGATCGCTGCCGCCCAAGTGACCTGGTGTTAGAGCGCGACCGCGACACCTCTGGGCAACTGGACCAGCCGGGTGCCGTGGGCGGCCGACAGCGCGGCGGCGTCGTCGAGGAAGCCCGGCCAGTCCAGCCGGGCCACCGGCCGCGGTGGCTCGCTCAGCGGGCGGAAGAAGTTGTCGTGGTGGCACGGGATGATCACCTTCGGCCGCAGCCGCTCACCGAGCCGCTCGAAATACCGCGCAGTGCCCTGCCGCGCCGCGAGGCACGCGATCAGCACGTCCGCCGGTCGCTGCCTGGCCAGCGGCGCGTCCTCGATGCCCGCGCTGGTCTGCAGGTGGATGGCCACGCCGCCGACCTCGACGCGGTAGGCGAACACCTGGCCGCGCGGCCACCGGAACACGGTGCGCGGCAGTCCGGTCCCGCGCAGTTCGAGCACGTCGATCCGCCCCGCCACCGGCACCGTCCCGTGCCGGGACGCGACGGCCTCGACGGTGAACGGCCCGATCTCGACCTTCGCGCCGTCGGTCATGGTGCGCAACTGCCCGTCGCCGACCCCCTGCCGCCCGCAGATCTCCGTGGTCGTCGCGCTGCCATGCACCACGCACGCGGGATTGGCCAACGCCAGCGGCGCGACATCCATCGCGTGATCGAAGTGGGTGTGTCCGACAAAGATGGCGTCGACCTGCCCGAACGTGTCCGCGATGAGCCCGCGGTCCGGCCGCGCGGGCCGCAGGAGGGTGTCGAGGACGCCGGGGTTGCTGGCGAAGGGGTCGAAGCAGATCCGGGTGCCGTCCAGCTCCATCAGGAACCCCGCGCAGCCGGTCCAGGTGATCCGCCCGCCCAACTCACGCCCCAGCCACCCGGCCTCGGGCGCGTCCGTGGCGAACGGAGTGGGCGCCGCGCCCGGCAGCATCATGGGCAGCACACACGTCAGGCACATGGCCCCGACACTACCCACGGTCACCCGCCCGATCGCCGATTCGTGGCACCACACCACCCACGTGGCGCTTTGTCGCCCGGTCGAGCGAGATCCACTCTGGACCAATGGCCAGCACCTTCCAACGCCGCAAGATCACCAACGTCTTCCGCGCCATGGACCTGGACAACGACGGCTACCTCACCGAGTCCGACTTCGCCGCCCTCACCACCCGTTGGACCACCATCCTCGGCGCGTCCCCCGGCTCCGCGGACCACACCCGCGTCCAGGCGATCATGATGGGCTGGTGGACCACCCTCCACGCCGCCTCCGACGGCGACGACCGGGTGACGGTTGAGGAGGTGTTGGCGGTCGTCGACCACCTCTCCACCATGACCGAAGCCGTCACCGCCACCGCCCATACCCTTTTCGACGCCACTGACCACAATGGCGACAACGCCATCACCGCGGCTGAGTATCGGACCTTGGTGGAAGGGTGGAACGGGTCGCAGGCGGACGTGGACGAGGTCTTCCCTCTTCTCGACCTGGATGGCGACGGCACAATTTCCCGTGACGAGTTCACCGAACACTGGATCGAATTCTGGTCAGGCGATAATCCGGACGCTCCGGGGACCTGGGTCTTCGGCCGCTTCGACTAAAGACGGCAGGCCGCCGGGCGCCGGCCGATCTAGCAGCGGCTATGAGCCTGGTTGGCCGCTCGCCGCCGTGACCAGCTCCGTCGCCTGCCCGCGTGGGTCGGGCGGCCCATCCGGAGGTGGAACCCCCACAATGGGTGCCATGACGGACGCGCAACCGTTCGCACACCTCGCCGCACCCAACGCACGTTTGTATCGCGATGTCCTGACGGTGTTCGCGCGGGCCCGCGACCGCTTCATCGTGCATCTGCGTCCGGAGGATGTCGCGACGGACCTCGGCCGCCCCGGTGACACCGAGCAGGTCGGCGCGGCGGTGGAGCAGCTGGTCGCGTGGGGAAATCTGCGTTCCGACCCGGACACCGGCCGGGTGACCACCGTCGCCGACTTCCACCGTGCCCGCTACCTCTACCAGCTCACCGGAGCCGGTCAGGCCGCCGAGGAAGCGATCGCGGTCTACGAGGAGGCCATCGGCCGACGTGGGTCGCTGCAGTCGGTCGCGCTCGCGGACATCGCGGTGCAGCTGCGCGCGCTCGTGGAGGTCGCTCGCGGAGAAGACCTTGATCCGGCGAAGGTGCATCTCCTGCTGCTCGCCCTCGCCGACCGCTTCACCGGACTGGCCGACAACGCGCAGGCGTTCATGGCCTCGCTGCGCCGAGTGATCGACTTCGCGGACGGCGACGTCGCGGCCTTCGTGGCCTACAAGCAGCGGCTCATCGGCTACGTCGAGCGGTTCATCGCGGACCTGGCCGACCGCGGCGCCGAGATCGCCGGGCTGCTGGCGCGCATCGAGGCCGATGACGTCGAACGCCTGCTGGCCGTCGCCGCGCGTCGGGAAGCCGAGGACGCCGTTCCGGACGAGGACGGCTACGCGGATGTCCTGGCCGCCGCCGTGGCGGGCTGGCGCAACCGATGGCGTGGACTGCGCGACTGGTTCCTGTCCGCGGACGCGCGGCACCCTTCGCAGGCCCGGTTGCTCCGCGGCGCGGCGCTGAACGCGATCACCCAGCTCATCGACACGGTGTCCGCGCTGAACGAGCGCCGGTCCGGAAGGTCGGACCGGGCCGCCGACTTCCGTGCGCTCGCCCGATGGTTCGCCAAGACCCCCGACGACGCCGCGGCGCACCGGCTGTGGAGGGTCGCGTTCGGGCTGACCAGCACGCGACACCTCACCGTGACGGCCGCGACGCTGGACGCCTGGGAGGCCGACCAGCCGACCCCGCAGACGCCGTGGGCGGACGCGCCCGCCGTGCGGATCAGCCCCCAGCTGCGCAAGACCGGCGCCTACGAGCGGCGCGGCAGGCAGTCCCAGATCACTGATCGGCACGCCCATCGCCAGTTGCTGCTCGCCCACGCCGAGCGGGAAGCCGACGAAGTGGCCGAAGCCAGACGCCGCCTGGCCACCGACGGCCCGGTGCTGCTGTCCGACCTTGGCGTGTTGGAAGCGCGAACGTTTCGGCTGTTCCTGGGTCTGCTGGGGGACGCGCTGTCCGCGCGGTCGCCGGACGACACGGAGGTCAAGACGACCACCGGCGACGGTTCGATGGAGATCCGGTTGTCCCTGGTCGCCGACGGCGGCGAGGTCGCCATCGACACCGAAGACGGTGTTCTGCGTGGACCTGAGCACGTCATCGACATCATCGACCTCATGCGGGGGACGGCGTGACAGTGACGGATTCGCTGGCGGGCGATCGGGCCCAGCAGCGGCGCAAGGCGCTGCGCGCGCTCCTGGTCCGGCCCCTGCTCGTGGCGGGGCGCGACGACGAGGCGATCAGGCTGGTGCGCGGACACGCGGGTGAGCTGCGCGAGTGGCTGGCGCGCGAGGCCGGGTGGCGCCTGCAGGTGGACGCGGAGTCCGTGCGGCTGTTCAAGACCGCGCCGACCACCACAGACAGCACGCACGCCGCTCGGGACGACAAGGGGAAGCCCGCGTTCGGCAGGCGGCGGTATGTCCTGCTGTGCCTGGCGCTGGCGATCCTGGAACGCGCCGACGCGCAGATCACCCTCGGCAGGCTCGCGGAGGGCGTCATCGCGGCGGCGGCCGAGCCGGATCTGGCCGCCGCTGGAGTCTCGTTCACGTTGAGTCGCCGGGACGAGCGGTCCGACCTGGTCGCGGTCGTGCGGCTGCTGTTGGAGTGGGGTGTGCTCGACCGGGTCGCGGGCGAGGAGGACGCTTACCTGTCCGACACCGGCGACGTCCTCTACGACGTTCGCAGGCGAGTGCTCGCCGCATTGCTCACCGGTCAGCGCGGTCCGTCCACAATAGACACAGACACCTTCGAGCGCAGGCTGGCCGAACTGACCGACGAGCCCGCGCCGGACACCGATGAGCTGAGGACCCGTGCCCTGCGGCACCGCCTGACCCGTCGGCTGCTGGAGGACCCGGTCGTCTACTACGACGAACTCACCCCAGACGAGCGGGCCTACCTGGTCAATCAGCGGCACGCCATCACCCGCCGCATCACCGAGGCCACGGGCCTGATCGCCGAGATGCGCGCCGAAGGGGTCGCCATGGTCGACGCCGACGACGAGCTCACCGATGTGCGGATGCCCGAGCAGCGCACGGATGGCCACGTCACCCTTCTCGTCGCCGAGCGGCTCGCGACCGCGTCGGAACCAGTGTCGATCGATACGTTGGCCAGGTATGTCCGCACCCTGGCCGCCCAACACGTGACGTACTGGCGCAAGGGCGTCACCGAGCCAGGCGCCGAACTGGAACTCCTCGATGTGGCGCTGGGCAAGCTGCGCGCGCTGCGGCTCGTCGCCGATCTGCCCGGTGCGATGGTCGTTCCGCTGCCCGCGATCGCCCGCTACGCCGTCGACGCCCCCACGATCAGGTCAGGAAAGGCGCGATGACCCAGGAGCCCCGGACCCAGCGCTGGCAGCCACTGCGCACCGGCTTGGTCGACCTCTTCTACTACGACGTCGAGGAATTCCACTTCCACGACGGCCGCCTGCTGTTCCGCGGCAACAACGGGACAGGCAAGTCCAAGGTCCTCGCGTTGACCCTGCCGTTCCTGCTCGACGGCGACCTTGCCCCGCACCGCGTCGAACCCGACGGCGATCGCAACAAGCGCATGGAATGGAACCTGCTGCTCGGCGGCAGACATCCGCACAGCGAGCGCCTCGGCTACACGTGGCTGGAGTTCGGCAGACTGGACGAGAATGGTGCGCCGGAATACCGCACGATCGGCTGTGGCCTCAAGGCCGTCGCGGGCCGCGGCATGGCACGTCACTGGTTCTTCGTCACCAGCCAGCGCGTCGGGCCGGAGTTCTCGCTGGTCAGCCCGACCAAGGTCGCCCTCACGCGGGAACGGCTCAAAGAGGCGGTGGCAGGGTTCGGGACGGTCTACGACACGGCGACCGACTATCGGCGGGCCGTGGACGAGGCCCTGTTCGGCCTCGGTTCCCATCGGTACGAGGCATTGGTCAACCTGCTCATCCAGCTTCGCCAGCCGCAGTTGACCAAGCGGCCGGATGAGAAACTGCTGTCCCGTGCGCTGACCGAGGCGCTGCCTCCGCTGGACCAAACGCTGGTTGCGACCGTCGCCGACGCTTTCCGCGGTCTGGACGAGGAACGCGACGCGGTGCTCGGCCTGAGCGAGGCGAAGTCGGCCGCCGAGACGTTCCTCGGGCACTACCGCCGCTACGCGAGCGTGGCCGCCAAGCGCCGAAGTGTCCAACCCCGGCGCGCGCACAGCAAGTACGAGAAGCTCAGCGCGAGCCTGACGGAGGCGGACGCGGCGTTCCACGCGGCGGTGACCGCGTTGGCCGCGGCCGAGACCAAGCTGGCTGAACTCGCGTCGGAACGGGCCGTGGTCGACGCGCGGATCCGGGCGCTGGAGAACAGCCCCGAGATGGACAACGCGCGCAAGCTGGCGGACGCGCGCGAAGAGGCCGATCGGCTCGCCCGGTTCGCTCAGGCGCGCGAACGCGACCAGGTCGCCGCCGCAGAGGGCCTGAACGCCAAGCGCGGCAAGCTCGATCGGGTCCGGCGGGACGCCGAGGGAGATGCCGCCGCCCTCACCAG from Alloactinosynnema sp. L-07 includes:
- a CDS encoding non-ribosomal peptide synthetase gives rise to the protein MTPASFGQQRLWFLDKLHPGSALYNVPTVLRIGGALNTDRLRAAFTEVVRRHDALRTVFAERDGHPVQVVNNPTIPLLNNSIVEQRDCRTIEDAEAEIQAEARRPFDLAEGPLLRVLLLRLADDDHFLMVTLHHIVSDGWSLAILLDEVGTLYGGGALEPLPLQYPEFAAWQREEAAGPMGAMALDYWIEQLRDAPPLLTMPTDRPRPDTQTYAGRVHSFDLPRELAVRLRAATHGLGGTLFMVLLAAYQALLARYSGQDDIVVGTAVGGRSRVDAEPMIGLFVNTVPLRTSVAGDPTFRELVGRVRDVTLDGVGYADVPLERIVEAVHPDRSLGYSPVFQVQLTLQSTPPPVLDLPGLTVSEPRFVMADIAKFDLTLAAAEHGDDLHVDLEYDTALFDAATAERLADHFVRLLSTVVDDPDVRIGDVDLLTPDERHRAVVSWNDTALPLPDAATALDLIAAQVAARPDAVAVADNKSSLSYRELDQRSNQVAHGLRSAGVGPEVAVALCVERSADLVVALLAVWKAGGAYVPLDPSWPVDRLRYMLADTGAAVALVDDVTASSAFLDGVALVRVDATGPVTAPDVRLGGDSLAYVIHTSGSTGRPKGIAVPHAAVVNLLVAYDAMLALSPDDVWAAVTTLSFDISVLELFYPLTRGATVSVFDAAEATDPMLLRSRLVATGATVLQSTPSRWRLLLTAGPVPASVRTRLCGGEELTSDLAGELTGKGVTLWNNYGPTETTVWSTAGMVGGGPIALGPPIANTQVYVLDSAMRPVPVGVVGEIHLGGLGVARGYPGRADLTAERFVPDPFGTGGRLYATGDLARYRADGTLEFLGRDDHQIKIRGFRIELGEIEAALRSHPAVTEAAARVWTGAETRLAAYVESASADLRPHLVELLPEYMIPAVVVVLDALPLTPNGKIDRSRLPEPAWDNQGAAEQVAPRDAVERALAALWQELLDVPRVGVHDDFFAMGGHSLLVARMLARVREHLLVDVPMRTAFDARTIATFAAALRAAESSPGALSDVAELREEIAALPDDEVAALLGTEGTA
- a CDS encoding DUF6875 domain-containing protein, whose translation is MLTSPTDPARVLLEVDDIEHDLLPVEFAPYRAHLRTILDWARQYLTRPHESLGRKGSVCPFVQASIDRRKFYLTVYPGRPQDPVEVAAALLPYRDWFLELAPRTQPASQLTTILVLFPDLFPGDVDAMIDGSQDALKKDYVERGLMIGEFHDGPPDKGGLWNPDFRPLSSPVPLLAVRHMVPTDFPFLRDDRDHALAYLRQFASQVPATVREAMVHALVGGGVEVGSR
- a CDS encoding NAD(P)/FAD-dependent oxidoreductase codes for the protein MGAGLSDRDVVVVGAGLSGCLMAVLLAQRGCRVRVFERRPDPRVNLADHGRSINLGLSQRGITALRHAGLLDHVLAHAAPMRGRVVHLPDGDLGYHLYGTSDDQILRSVLRHDLNVVLLDAAEALPSVTFEFDTKLTALTKGDDHAPVDLRFHGADGEQRVLTQTVIGADGAFSTVRAQMQRGEPADYHQEFLPWGYKELSIKAGGAGDQRTDPEALHVWPADSGLIVAHPNADRSLTGTIFLPLAGPDSFATLRTRESVDELLTRRFPDLLDLVPDVVDQFLSQPVGHLVTVRTAPWHFGDRVALLGDACHAVYPFYGQGMNSAFEDCVTLDQCLDRHPADWGAAFAEYQQIRKANTDVLADLSAENFIELRDRLASPLFLARKKADLALNKVLGDRWVPLYTMISHTTTPYADALRRSRRQNTTLAWVACAVATGTAAAGTALVRHLARRVKGK
- a CDS encoding FadR/GntR family transcriptional regulator — translated: MTGSQIFSAAAAQAGRTLRHQVTERIKDFILENELRPGDALPTETELCVALGVSRSSIREAIKTLNALDIVEVRHGHGTYVGKLSLSALVESLTFRGLLSPDDFQALSDLIDARELIERGLADRITDALTPEHLDALDGLVADMAARGGHDDGFVETCREFHALLVRPLGNELISQLSGAFWEVYRGVAPHLRRVITVEDEIDSVEVHRDMARAARSGDVTAFMVAVTEHYAPVRRRISLARVSLLD